One genomic segment of Oncorhynchus mykiss isolate Arlee chromosome 10, USDA_OmykA_1.1, whole genome shotgun sequence includes these proteins:
- the LOC110497308 gene encoding rho guanine nucleotide exchange factor 38 codes for MDPNKEANNGSEKEKEKEKVVKRRTRPNFLRYMHLERRKTDTIVVANDDTAADIKGDINLGTLVRRSQSDKTEYSAKLKEKMAPLSPLSSILASPALDPAEVRLRKMSRRSKVIQELVQTERDFLTDLELCIREVVKPLRDRQVVDVDRLFTNMETVCEVSAALLHRLQEATAEPDPEALVIGEVFIQAKAALEDVYKIYCYHHDDANSLLKSYEKEEGIKQHFITCVLSLKRIYDQEGKPNLLDMGSLLIKPVQRVMKYPLLLGELWQATPSDHPDNSPLQEALTAAKIINVNINEFKRRKDIVMKYKRTEEDGGTLMGKLNKFSIHSIRKKSDRLTGYLKILTGVEPQVRDEVFDKEEKLFRSLEKAVRQLVKNVHCYLIHIQEMVGVAVQNAADLEDIMKDPDKIDTNSTQHLKNGNNPYKHFKERMAHLVLAPLSSLQGMFAAPQKLIQKRYDKLLDYCSRLERSPSSSTSSASSSSSSPSPVSEDQGQVAARRDYAALNAQLVEELQRFNMAAHTILSNCVLCLVTLLKGLMDTACHHAPSIQQLPAPLSNISEVQSSIMEELNNLTVVKDNAQTLIERKVSFEKTKKILAVPEIQRQTEGNRARLLDEYPADRLFQLKRNCNGCQEQDVSLLEGELVGLLEDTDPLGSRGRWLVDTGSTQGYVYSSFLKQYNPNRDQGRPGQGTGTGITEPQQPIVVLDEDFDNLSLFVSGSGRNNSIRSRSSIPNFSLYNTSSTSLDRCSTPSSLQGDTEPDIHQDVDTEPDNQQFYAVYGFQARCDQELTMQENQHVRILKFSDLGGNKDWWLAEANGQKGYVPANYLGKMSYA; via the exons ATGGATCCCAACAAGGAGGCCAACAACGgcagtgagaaagagaaggaaaaagagaaagTGGTCAAGAGGAGAACCAGGCCTAACTTCCTGCGCTACATGCACttggagaggaggaagacggaCACCATCGTGGTGGCCAACGATGACACCGCCGCCGACATTAAAGGTGACATCAACCTTGGGACCCTGGTGCGGAGGAGTCAGTCGGACAAAACGGAGTACAGTGCCAAACTTAAAG AGAAAATGGCGCCCCTGTCCCCCCTGTCGTCGATCCTGGCCTCCCCGGCCCTCGACCCCGCGGAGGTCCGCCTGAGGAAGATGAGCCGCAGGTCAAAGGTCATCCAGGAGCTGGTGCAGACGGAGAGGGACTTCCTCACCGACCTGGAGCTCTGCATCAGAGAGGTGGTCAAGcccctcagagacagacag gtggTGGACGTGGATCGTCTGTTTACTAACATGGAGACAGTGTGTGAGGTGTCGGCCGCGCTGCTCCACCGGCTGCAGGAGGCCACAGCTGAGCCAGACCCTGAGGCACTAGTCATAG GGGAAGTGTTCATTCAGGCCAAAGCAGCGCTGGAGGACGTCTATAAAATCTACTGCTATCACCACGACGATGCCAACTCTTTACTCAAGTCCTATGAGAAAGAGGAAGGAATCAAGCAACATTTCATCACCTGTGTGTTATCACTGAA GCGGATATACGACCAAGA GGGGAAACCCAACCTGCTGGACATGGGTTCTCTGCTCATCAAGCCGGTCCAGCGGGTCATGAAGTACCCTCTGCTGCTCGGGGAGCTGTGGCAGGCCACGCCCAGCGACCACCCTGACAACAGTCCCCTCCAGGAGGCTCTGACCGCCGCCAAGATCATCAACGTCAACATCAACGAGTTCAAGAGGAGAAAGGACATCG TGATGAAGTACAAGAGGACCGAGGAGGATGGGGGGACACTCATgggtaaactgaacaagttcagcATCCACTCTATCAGGAAGAAGTCTGACAGGCTCACAGGATACCTCAAGATCCTCACAGGTGTGGAGCCACAG GTGAGAGATGAGGTGTTCGACAAGGaggagaagctgttcaggagtctggaGAAAGCAGTGAGACAACTAGTCAAGAACGTCCATTGTTACCTGATACACATACAG GAGATGGTAGGTGTCGCGGTCCAGAATGCTGCAGACCTGGAGGACATCATGAAGGATCCAGACAAAATAGACACAAACAGTACTCAGCACCTGAAGAACGGCAACAACCCATACAAGCACTTT AAAGAGAGGATGGCACATCTGGTCCtggcacccctctcctctctccaaggCATGTTCGCTGCCCCGCAGAAACTCATCCAGAAACGCTACGACAAACTATTGGACTACTGCAGCCGCCTGGAgcgctctccctcctcctccacgtcttctgcctcttcttcttcctcctctccatcaccTGTATCCGAGGACCAG GGCCAGGTTGCTGCGCGGCGGGACTACGCAGCCCTCAATGCTCAGCTGGTGGAGGAGCTGCAGAGATTCAACATGGCCGCCCATACTATTTTGTCCAACTGTGTCCTCTGCTTGGTGACCCTGCTGAAAGGTCTGATGGACACGGCCTGCCACCACGCACCCTCCATACAGCAACTACCG GCTCCTTTGTCCAACATCAGTGAAGTCCAAAGCAGCATCATGGAAGAGCTCAACAACCTGACTGTCGTCAAGGACAACGCACAGACTCTAATAGAACGCAAAGTCAGCTTCGAGAAAACAAAGAAAATTTTAGCT GTCCCAGAGATCCAGCGTCAGACAGAGGGCAACAGGGCCAGGCTGCTGGACGAGTATCCAGCTGACAGGCTGTTCCAGCTGAAGAGGAACTGTAACGGATGTCAGGAGCAGGATGTCAGCCTGCTGGAGGGGGAGCTGGTGGGCCTGCTGGAGGACACAGATCCCCTGGGGAGCCGGGGCCGCTGGCTGGTTGACACGGGCA GTACCCAGGGTTACGTGTACTCATCCTTCCTGAAGCAGTACAACCCCAACAGGGATCAGGGTCGACCAGGTCAGGGTACGGGTACGGGGATCACAGAGCCCCAGCAGCCCATCGTGGTGCTGGACGAGGACTTTGACAACCTCAGCCTGTTTGTGTCGGGCAGCGGGAGGAACAACAGCATACGGAGCCGGAGCAGCATACCTAACTTCAGCCTCTACAACACCTCCAGTACCTCGCTTGACAGATGCTCCACCCCGTCCAGCCTACAGGGCGACACAGAGCCAGACATCCACCAGGATGTGGACACAGAGCCAGACAACCAGCAG
- the LOC110497315 gene encoding inorganic pyrophosphatase isoform X2: MTFSKMVVNRANLHNVFMLHRNNLVSSPSTLTSTSRSPRQETSDGKYISPFHDIPLIANGDQENDVPSKKLKKNDNEVLYNMVVEVPRWSNAKMEIATKEPLNPIKQDMKKGKLRYVANVFPHKGYIWNYGALPQTWEDPNHTDKDTKCCGDNDPIDVCEIGTLVCSPGQVIQVKVLGVLAMIDEGETDWKLIAINADDPEAPSLNSIEDVRKSRSGHLEATVDWFKKYKVPDGKPENQFAFNGQFKDKDFAMEVIKSTHEHWRALVQKQTNGGEIDCKNVSVCESPFKFTGEDACNVVKLAPAGGEALPVPPEVDKWHFLSK; this comes from the exons ATGACCTTTTCCAAGATGGTGGTGAACAGGGCCAACCTGCATAACGTTTTCATGCTACACAGGAACAACTTAGTGAGCTCGCCCTCTACTCTGACATCGACCTCAAGAAGCCCCCGCCAAG AAACCTCTGACGGGAAATACATCTCTCCCTTTCATGATATTCCACTTATCGCCAATGGAGATCag gaaaatgatgtgccATCTAAAAAACTGAAGAAGAATGACAATGAG GTTCTGTATAACATGGTTGTGGAGGTGCCTCGATGGTCCAATGCCAAAATGGAG ATTGCAACCAAGGAACCACTGAACCCAATCAAGCAGGATATGAAGAAGGGCAAACTCCGATACGTGGCCAACGTGTTTCCTCATAAAGGTTACATCTGGAACTACGGGGCGCTCCCACAG ACATGGGAAGACCCGAACCACACAGACAAGGACACCAAGTGCTGCGGTGACAACGACCCCATAGACGTCTGCGAAATCGGCACGCTA GTGTGTTCCCCAGGTCAGGTGATCCAGGTGAAAGTGCTGGGGGTCCTGGCCATGATCGACGAGGGAGAGACAGACTGGAAGCTGATAGCCATCAACGCTGACGACCCAGAGGCCCCCAGCCTTAACA GTATCGAGGATGTCCGTAAGAGCAGATCGGGTCATTTGGAGGCCACGGTCGACTGGTTTAAAAAATACAAGGTGCCAGACGGCAAGCCCGAAAACCAGTTTGCGTTCAATGGACAGTTCAAAGACAAG gACTTTGCTATGGAGGTCATTAAGTCCACTCACGAGCACTGGAGGGCACTGGTGCAGAAGCAGACTAATGGTGGCGAGATAGATTG TAAAAACGTCTCTGTCTGCGAGAGCCCTTTCAAATTCACTGGGGAGGACGCCTGCAATGTGGTCAAATTG GCTCCTGCGGGTGGCGAGGCACTTCCTGTACCTCCAGAAG TGGACAAGTGGCATTTCCTTTCCAAGTGA
- the LOC110497315 gene encoding inorganic pyrophosphatase isoform X1, translating to MLLRSSLWYTSAFLGSHTAFKSELVTQAITSYLIKTMHYQTEERGRPNSSDYRIYFKTSDGKYISPFHDIPLIANGDQENDVPSKKLKKNDNEVLYNMVVEVPRWSNAKMEIATKEPLNPIKQDMKKGKLRYVANVFPHKGYIWNYGALPQTWEDPNHTDKDTKCCGDNDPIDVCEIGTLVCSPGQVIQVKVLGVLAMIDEGETDWKLIAINADDPEAPSLNSIEDVRKSRSGHLEATVDWFKKYKVPDGKPENQFAFNGQFKDKDFAMEVIKSTHEHWRALVQKQTNGGEIDCKNVSVCESPFKFTGEDACNVVKLAPAGGEALPVPPEVDKWHFLSK from the exons ATGCTTCTGCGCTCTTCGCTATGGTACACATCGGCATTTCTTGGTTCGCATACTGCCTTTAAAAGCGAGCTTGTCACACAAGCAATTACCTCATATCTGATAAAAACGATGCATTATCAAACCGAAGAGCGAGGACGACCGAACTCCTCTGACTACAGGATATATTTTA AAACCTCTGACGGGAAATACATCTCTCCCTTTCATGATATTCCACTTATCGCCAATGGAGATCag gaaaatgatgtgccATCTAAAAAACTGAAGAAGAATGACAATGAG GTTCTGTATAACATGGTTGTGGAGGTGCCTCGATGGTCCAATGCCAAAATGGAG ATTGCAACCAAGGAACCACTGAACCCAATCAAGCAGGATATGAAGAAGGGCAAACTCCGATACGTGGCCAACGTGTTTCCTCATAAAGGTTACATCTGGAACTACGGGGCGCTCCCACAG ACATGGGAAGACCCGAACCACACAGACAAGGACACCAAGTGCTGCGGTGACAACGACCCCATAGACGTCTGCGAAATCGGCACGCTA GTGTGTTCCCCAGGTCAGGTGATCCAGGTGAAAGTGCTGGGGGTCCTGGCCATGATCGACGAGGGAGAGACAGACTGGAAGCTGATAGCCATCAACGCTGACGACCCAGAGGCCCCCAGCCTTAACA GTATCGAGGATGTCCGTAAGAGCAGATCGGGTCATTTGGAGGCCACGGTCGACTGGTTTAAAAAATACAAGGTGCCAGACGGCAAGCCCGAAAACCAGTTTGCGTTCAATGGACAGTTCAAAGACAAG gACTTTGCTATGGAGGTCATTAAGTCCACTCACGAGCACTGGAGGGCACTGGTGCAGAAGCAGACTAATGGTGGCGAGATAGATTG TAAAAACGTCTCTGTCTGCGAGAGCCCTTTCAAATTCACTGGGGAGGACGCCTGCAATGTGGTCAAATTG GCTCCTGCGGGTGGCGAGGCACTTCCTGTACCTCCAGAAG TGGACAAGTGGCATTTCCTTTCCAAGTGA